In Chitinophaga sp. HK235, a single window of DNA contains:
- a CDS encoding NADPH-dependent F420 reductase — MKIGILGSGPVGLTLGKGLIQTGHQITIGTRNPSREALQQWIKEHGKPAAAGTFRQASEFGELIIICTSWIGTKKAIEAAGIWNFKGKTVVDVTNPVDGKGPDENGRLNLVIGHTNSAGEQIQAWLPPDANVVKALSCIGYQHMLSPNFEEGSPTMFIAGNQQEAKQTVINLLNEIGWYDIADVGKIEMSRSIEPLAVLWSAYGFLNDSSGHAFKLLKH; from the coding sequence ATGAAAATCGGCATCCTTGGCAGTGGCCCAGTTGGACTGACACTGGGAAAAGGACTTATCCAGACAGGCCACCAGATTACTATTGGTACCCGCAATCCTTCAAGAGAAGCTTTGCAGCAGTGGATAAAGGAACATGGAAAACCCGCCGCCGCCGGCACTTTCAGACAAGCGTCGGAATTTGGAGAACTCATTATCATCTGTACCAGCTGGATCGGCACTAAAAAAGCCATCGAAGCCGCCGGTATCTGGAACTTTAAAGGAAAGACGGTAGTGGATGTTACCAACCCGGTAGATGGCAAAGGCCCCGATGAAAACGGCCGGCTCAACCTGGTCATAGGACATACCAACTCAGCCGGCGAACAAATACAGGCCTGGCTCCCTCCGGATGCCAATGTGGTGAAGGCGCTCAGCTGCATAGGCTACCAGCACATGCTGTCTCCCAATTTTGAAGAAGGGTCCCCCACCATGTTTATTGCAGGCAACCAGCAGGAAGCCAAACAAACCGTTATCAACCTGCTTAACGAAATCGGCTGGTATGATATCGCCGACGTAGGTAAAATTGAAATGAGCCGCAGCATAGAGCCACTGGCCGTTTTATGGTCTGCCTACGGCTTCCTGAATGATAGTAGCGGGCATGCATTTAAACTGCTGAAACACTAA
- a CDS encoding menaquinone biosynthetic enzyme MqnA/MqnD family protein — protein sequence MERKVKVAAVSYLNTKPLLYGFRNHPVMDQMELSVDYPSKIAQQLIDGEVDVALVPVAIIPKLKEHYIIADYGIGAEGPVASVCLYSEVPLNEIKRIYLDYQSRTSVALLKILVREYWKLDVELVATTGDYQDKIKGTDAGLVIGDRALAQRKVSPFIYDLAEHWVRFTSLPFVFAAWISNKPLPAEFTKQFNDATGIGIKNIPAVVAENPYDVYDLTTYYVHNLSYPITPAKRQGVQKFLGYLRDLGI from the coding sequence TTGGAACGGAAAGTAAAAGTTGCGGCTGTAAGTTATTTGAATACGAAGCCTTTGTTATACGGATTCAGGAATCATCCGGTAATGGACCAGATGGAATTGTCAGTGGATTATCCTTCTAAAATAGCCCAGCAGCTGATAGATGGAGAGGTAGATGTGGCCCTGGTGCCAGTAGCTATTATCCCTAAACTGAAAGAACATTATATTATTGCAGATTATGGTATTGGCGCAGAAGGTCCGGTGGCCTCTGTTTGTCTCTATAGCGAAGTACCGCTGAACGAGATAAAGCGTATCTACCTCGACTACCAGAGCCGTACTTCTGTAGCCCTCCTGAAAATACTGGTCAGGGAATACTGGAAGCTAGATGTTGAACTGGTGGCCACCACCGGCGACTATCAGGATAAAATAAAAGGCACCGACGCAGGCCTCGTAATCGGCGACCGTGCCCTGGCACAAAGGAAAGTATCGCCTTTCATCTATGACCTGGCAGAGCACTGGGTGCGCTTTACCAGCCTGCCTTTCGTGTTTGCCGCATGGATCAGCAACAAACCATTGCCAGCTGAGTTTACAAAACAATTCAACGATGCCACTGGTATCGGTATCAAAAATATTCCGGCCGTAGTAGCCGAAAATCCATACGACGTATACGATCTTACCACCTACTACGTACACAACCTGAGTTATCCCATTACACCGGCCAAACGCCAGGGTGTGCAGAAGTTCCTGGGATACCTGAGAGATTTGGGAATTTGA
- the purB gene encoding adenylosuccinate lyase yields MQLQPLTAISPLDGRYRKQLDELANYFSEFALIRYRVMVEVEYFIALAEQKLFTLPKAKVPALRKIYQEFTIEHAQLIKDTEKITNHDVKAVEYFLKNELKNLGLEDKLEWVHFGLTSQDVNNTATPLLWKDAVEHVYMPALANMILALKKMGESWMKVPMLARTHGQPASPTILGKEILVFVERLEGQIKLLGDIPFAAKFGGATGNFNAHYVAFPKINWEKFGEKFVNNTLGLQRMKYTTQIEHYDNIAAQFDTLKRINNVLMDFCRDVWTYISMDYFKQKIKKNEVGSSAMPHKVNPIDFENAEGNLGLANALFEHLSAKLPVSRLQRDLTDSTVLRNIGVPFGHTLLATKSIQKGLDKLILNEAKLKEDLENNWAVVAEAIQTVLRRENYPQPYEALKELTRGGEQITQKSMHKFIDGLKISAALKKELKAITPHNYTGLWSM; encoded by the coding sequence ATGCAACTACAACCATTAACTGCCATTTCCCCGCTGGATGGGCGCTATCGCAAGCAACTGGACGAGCTGGCGAATTATTTTTCTGAATTTGCGTTGATCCGTTACCGTGTGATGGTAGAGGTGGAATATTTTATTGCACTGGCAGAACAGAAGCTGTTTACTTTACCCAAAGCCAAAGTTCCTGCCCTGCGCAAGATTTATCAGGAGTTCACCATCGAACATGCCCAGCTGATCAAAGACACTGAAAAGATCACTAACCACGACGTGAAGGCAGTGGAATACTTCCTGAAAAATGAATTGAAGAACCTTGGCCTGGAAGACAAACTGGAATGGGTGCACTTTGGTCTTACCTCCCAGGATGTAAACAATACCGCTACCCCCCTGCTTTGGAAAGACGCTGTAGAGCATGTATATATGCCGGCGCTGGCCAACATGATACTGGCACTGAAGAAGATGGGAGAATCCTGGATGAAAGTCCCCATGCTGGCACGTACCCACGGGCAGCCTGCTTCTCCTACCATTCTGGGTAAGGAAATACTGGTATTTGTAGAAAGACTGGAAGGCCAGATCAAGCTGCTGGGCGACATTCCGTTTGCAGCCAAGTTTGGCGGTGCTACCGGTAACTTCAACGCACACTATGTAGCTTTCCCTAAAATCAACTGGGAAAAATTCGGGGAGAAGTTTGTAAACAATACCCTGGGGCTGCAAAGAATGAAGTATACCACGCAGATTGAGCACTACGATAACATCGCTGCCCAGTTTGATACGCTCAAAAGAATCAACAATGTGCTGATGGACTTCTGCCGCGACGTGTGGACATACATCTCCATGGATTATTTCAAACAGAAGATCAAAAAGAATGAAGTAGGTTCTTCTGCGATGCCGCATAAAGTGAACCCGATCGATTTTGAAAATGCCGAAGGTAACCTGGGCCTTGCTAATGCACTGTTTGAGCACCTGAGCGCCAAACTGCCTGTTTCCCGTTTACAACGTGACCTGACCGATTCTACCGTACTCCGTAACATCGGCGTTCCATTCGGGCATACACTGCTGGCCACCAAGTCTATTCAGAAAGGTCTCGACAAACTGATCCTCAACGAAGCCAAACTGAAGGAAGATCTGGAGAACAACTGGGCCGTAGTAGCGGAAGCTATCCAAACTGTATTGCGCCGTGAAAACTACCCACAGCCATATGAAGCCCTGAAAGAGCTGACCCGTGGCGGTGAGCAGATCACCCAGAAGAGCATGCATAAATTCATCGATGGACTGAAAATCAGTGCTGCACTGAAAAAAGAACTGAAAGCCATTACGCCGCACAACTATACCGGCCTGTGGTCGATGTAA